A portion of the Alicyclobacillus vulcanalis genome contains these proteins:
- the rimP gene encoding ribosome maturation factor RimP, translating into MTRDRVTEIVERLVQPIVEREAVELVDIEYTKEGKNWYLRVYIDKPGGVDIDDCSRVSEQLSEELDRVDPIPNAYFLEVSSPGAERPLKRPADFERAVGRFVHVSLYEPLEGAKTHEGTLVSYDGERLILEIKRRSKTVTLAVPMEKVAHARLALEW; encoded by the coding sequence GTGACGAGAGATCGCGTGACCGAGATCGTTGAACGCTTGGTGCAACCCATTGTGGAGCGGGAAGCGGTCGAACTGGTGGACATCGAGTACACGAAGGAAGGGAAGAATTGGTACCTGCGTGTGTACATCGACAAACCGGGGGGCGTGGACATCGACGACTGCAGCCGCGTGAGCGAACAGCTATCGGAGGAGCTCGACCGCGTGGACCCGATTCCCAACGCGTACTTCCTCGAGGTGTCTTCTCCCGGCGCGGAGCGGCCTCTGAAGAGGCCGGCGGATTTCGAGCGCGCCGTGGGCCGTTTCGTGCACGTGTCGCTGTACGAGCCGCTGGAGGGAGCCAAGACGCACGAAGGGACGCTCGTCTCTTACGACGGGGAACGGTTGATCCTCGAGATCAAGCGCCGCTCAAAGACCGTCACGCTGGCGGTGCCCATGGAGAAGGTTGCGCACGCGCGGCTGGCTCTAGAGTGGTGA
- a CDS encoding M50 family metallopeptidase has translation MPILAHLEFYAEAAVAIVLVFGVCVTLHEFGHFYVAKRCGVAVPVFAIGFGPKIASVVRGGTEYSLRLIPLGGFVQLAGEAPQESWFPIGQSVAFELDADGAIAALGEPRDLPGARVGVVRDVDLTDAMTMALETDAGLERFRVKDGARVMLSRRSSIPVVTKDRQMIGKPLWQRAAIILAGPIMNLILAGVLFSAVNTYTGVPTTTVGHVEPGTPAAHAGLVPGDTILSVDGRAIHSWAGLVNAVSQEGARNGHVEPLVLEVQSREGERTVVVTPHLVSGQPMIGIDAEISHNPLHTVPAGFSALIRDIAMTIQGYVGLFVHHQFQTLSGPVGIAHVITEQVRFGIWNVVAVTGALSLGLGLFNLLPIPALDGGRLLFMAIELVRGRRVDPEKEGFVHFVGFAIVMLFAVVITYRDVTHWF, from the coding sequence TTGCCAATCTTAGCGCACCTCGAGTTCTATGCGGAGGCGGCGGTCGCCATCGTGCTCGTGTTTGGCGTGTGTGTGACGCTGCACGAGTTCGGTCACTTTTATGTCGCGAAACGCTGTGGCGTCGCGGTTCCGGTGTTTGCCATCGGCTTCGGCCCCAAAATCGCGTCCGTGGTGCGCGGCGGCACGGAGTATTCGCTGCGCCTGATTCCGCTTGGCGGATTTGTGCAATTGGCAGGTGAAGCTCCGCAAGAATCGTGGTTTCCCATCGGCCAATCGGTGGCCTTCGAGCTCGATGCGGATGGCGCCATCGCTGCGCTCGGCGAGCCTCGCGATCTCCCTGGCGCTCGCGTCGGCGTGGTGCGCGACGTGGATTTGACCGACGCGATGACGATGGCCCTGGAGACGGATGCCGGGCTCGAGCGCTTTCGCGTCAAAGACGGCGCTCGCGTCATGTTGAGCCGGCGATCGTCCATCCCCGTCGTGACGAAGGACCGGCAGATGATTGGGAAGCCGCTGTGGCAGCGGGCCGCCATCATTTTGGCGGGCCCCATCATGAATCTGATCCTGGCGGGCGTCCTGTTTTCCGCCGTCAACACCTACACGGGCGTGCCGACCACGACGGTCGGGCACGTCGAGCCCGGCACACCGGCCGCGCACGCTGGGCTGGTACCCGGAGACACGATTCTGTCCGTCGACGGGCGCGCCATTCACTCCTGGGCCGGCCTTGTGAACGCCGTATCGCAAGAGGGGGCGCGCAATGGCCACGTCGAGCCCCTTGTCCTCGAGGTACAGAGCCGCGAAGGCGAGCGAACCGTCGTCGTCACCCCACATCTCGTCAGCGGCCAGCCGATGATCGGCATCGACGCGGAGATTTCCCACAACCCGCTGCACACCGTTCCAGCTGGATTTTCGGCGCTCATCCGAGACATCGCCATGACGATTCAGGGATATGTCGGGCTGTTTGTCCATCATCAGTTCCAGACGCTCTCCGGGCCGGTCGGCATTGCACACGTCATCACCGAGCAGGTGCGCTTCGGCATCTGGAATGTCGTCGCCGTCACCGGTGCGCTGAGCCTCGGGCTCGGCCTGTTTAACCTGCTTCCGATCCCGGCGCTCGACGGCGGCAGGCTCCTGTTCATGGCCATCGAGCTCGTCCGCGGCCGGCGCGTCGATCCGGAAAAGGAAGGCTTCGTTCACTTCGTCGGTTTTGCCATCGTGATGCTGTTCGCCGTCGTGATCACGTATCGGGACGTGACGCACTGGTTCTAG
- the typA gene encoding translational GTPase TypA, producing MRTMTPDRLRNVAIVAHVDHGKTSLVDQMLRQSGLFRENQQIAERALDYNDLERERGITILAKATAIPYESYRVNIVDTPGHADFGGEVERILRMVDGILLVVDAFEGVMPQTRFVLDKALSADLVPIVVINKMDRPNARPADVIDEVLDLFIDLGASEEQLDFPVLYASALEGRASTDPGDLGNDLRPLFDAIVAHIPSPRVDAEGPFQWQATIIDYDEYLGRIGIGRVHRGEVRQGQSVVRLSASESPVESRVQKLFVYQGLRRMEVESASAGDIVAIAGIPDITVGDTLASPAMPEALPVIQIDQPTLEMTFHVNDSPFAGREGPHVTSRKLRDRLYLAMESDVSLQVEDTDDRDAFLVKSRGELHLSILIETLRREGYELSVSRPRVIVREEDGERLEPLEELTADVPEDTAGSVIAEVGLRKGELVAMNPLGQGGMVRLVFQIPTRGLIGFRSLFLTMTRGYGIMHHRFQTYAPWRGTIQARRQGVLVASETGIATAYAISNLEDRGVLFITPGTPVYEGMIVGEHNRDNDLVVNVTKEKHQTNIRSSTKEETVKLKAPRLLSLEEAITYIDDDELCEVTPQSIRLRKKVLNKSEREKMKRRQA from the coding sequence ATGCGTACCATGACTCCCGATCGATTGCGTAACGTCGCGATCGTCGCCCATGTCGATCACGGCAAGACCAGCCTCGTCGATCAGATGCTGCGCCAATCCGGCCTGTTCCGCGAAAATCAGCAAATCGCCGAGCGGGCGCTTGACTACAACGATCTCGAGCGCGAGCGAGGCATCACCATTCTCGCCAAGGCGACCGCCATCCCGTACGAGTCGTACCGGGTGAACATCGTCGACACGCCGGGCCACGCCGACTTCGGCGGCGAAGTCGAGCGCATTCTGCGCATGGTCGACGGCATTCTGCTCGTCGTCGACGCGTTCGAGGGCGTGATGCCGCAGACGCGCTTCGTCCTAGATAAAGCGCTCAGCGCAGACCTGGTGCCCATCGTGGTCATCAATAAGATGGACCGCCCGAACGCCCGGCCCGCGGACGTGATCGACGAAGTCCTCGATTTGTTCATCGACCTTGGCGCGTCCGAGGAGCAACTCGACTTCCCGGTCCTCTACGCGTCGGCGCTCGAAGGCCGCGCCTCGACCGACCCGGGCGATCTCGGCAACGACCTGCGCCCCTTGTTCGACGCCATTGTGGCCCACATCCCGAGCCCGCGCGTGGACGCGGAGGGGCCTTTTCAGTGGCAGGCCACGATCATCGACTACGACGAATACCTCGGGCGGATCGGCATTGGCCGCGTTCACCGAGGCGAAGTTCGCCAAGGTCAGAGCGTGGTGCGCCTCTCCGCGTCGGAATCCCCTGTGGAAAGCCGCGTCCAGAAGCTGTTTGTCTACCAGGGTCTGAGGCGCATGGAGGTGGAGTCCGCATCGGCAGGCGACATTGTGGCCATCGCGGGCATTCCGGACATCACCGTCGGCGATACGCTCGCGTCGCCGGCCATGCCCGAGGCGCTGCCGGTCATCCAGATTGACCAGCCGACGCTCGAGATGACGTTCCACGTGAACGACAGCCCGTTCGCCGGGCGCGAAGGCCCGCACGTCACGAGCCGGAAACTGCGGGATCGCCTATACCTGGCGATGGAATCGGACGTCAGCTTGCAGGTGGAAGACACGGACGACCGAGACGCGTTTCTCGTCAAGAGCCGCGGCGAACTTCACCTGTCCATCTTGATTGAGACCTTGCGGCGCGAGGGCTACGAGCTCTCCGTCTCCCGCCCGCGCGTGATCGTGCGCGAGGAAGACGGTGAACGGCTCGAGCCGCTGGAGGAGCTCACGGCCGATGTCCCCGAAGACACGGCGGGAAGCGTCATCGCCGAAGTCGGGCTCAGGAAGGGCGAGCTCGTCGCCATGAACCCGTTGGGCCAAGGCGGGATGGTCCGGCTGGTCTTTCAGATTCCGACGCGCGGTCTCATTGGATTTCGCTCGCTCTTCCTTACCATGACCCGGGGATACGGGATCATGCATCACCGCTTCCAGACGTACGCCCCGTGGCGGGGCACCATTCAGGCGCGGCGCCAGGGCGTGCTCGTGGCGAGCGAGACGGGCATCGCCACGGCCTACGCCATCAGCAATCTCGAGGACCGTGGGGTCCTGTTCATCACGCCAGGCACGCCGGTCTACGAGGGCATGATCGTCGGCGAACACAATCGCGACAACGACCTTGTGGTGAATGTCACCAAGGAAAAACACCAGACCAACATCCGCTCTTCCACGAAGGAGGAAACGGTGAAGCTGAAGGCTCCCAGACTTCTGTCTCTGGAAGAGGCCATCACCTACATCGACGACGACGAACTGTGCGAGGTCACGCCACAGTCCATCCGGCTGCGGAAGAAAGTCCTCAACAAGAGCGAGCGGGAAAAGATGAAGCGGCGCCAGGCATAA
- a CDS encoding PolC-type DNA polymerase III → MAITEHAVRERALARVRSVRVRRAARQVLVHLASPFGSRDVDADACSSFYRDFAAIRELCQSTFDSVCTWTVQVEPPSQVSRAEVESALCALAAAFEAQSHVTGKWLSQAKITVAAGEEPGPFSVSIRVPSAPIAVKLRQKQVAAWLTSEARNAFGLDVKVVIEVDETACEEVLAAGEKLKQEAEERERRKLSEEAKAMKEQSQEAETREESRAQGVEPLTVGQMYDEPAPISLREIVDEMRRATAVGEVFGVERRTLASGRTLIQFAITDYTDSISAKMFVQSERDLEATSHLKDGAWVKVQGQVQFDPYAKEMVFMVQGMRPHHPPRRTDTAEVKRVELHAHSTMSALDGVVSPAALVKRAAEWGHEAIAITDHGVCQAYPEAYQAAKKHGIRLVLGLEAYVVDDGGLLVYRECDRPLDDQTEYVVFDTETTGLNAREDTLIEIAAVKVRAGEIADTYATLIDPERPLDRKIVELTGITNDMVAGQPKLAEALEGFRQFARGAVLVAHNAEFDVGFLNQCAERLGLEPWQEPVIDTLALARVLYPGEKNYKLKTLTQKFSVDLVNHHRALADSEATAKVFIRMLADAKARGIANLLDLNHLRGQIDISRVRPFHATVLVRNRDGLRNLYRLVSIAHTQYLHRVPRIPKSALARHREGLLIGTACRQGELIEAFFRGKSEDELDSLLEFYDYLEIQPVSHYEPLVREGVVASLEQVRELLRKIVEIGKRLNKPVVATGDVHYLDEHEAIFREIFLQSQKQDTKQPPLYFRTTDEMLAEFAFLGEEDARAVVIDHPRQLAALCEDVKPIPDELHTPVIDGAEDEIRRLAYDKAKRIYGDPLPELVEKRLERELNAIISHGYAVIYLIAHKLVTKSLADGYLVGSRGSVGSSLVATMTDITEVNPLPPHYVCLSCHYHEFFEHGEYGSGFDLPDKACPVCGEKLHKDGQDIPFETFMGFDGDKVPDIDLNFSGEYQPRAHRYTEELFGKDHVFRAGTISVVAEKTAYGYVRKFAEERGLVLRNAEMERLVRGCTGVKRTTGQHPGGQVVVPHYVEIYDFTPIQYPADDASSETLTTHFDYHSGLENCLLKLDILGHDDPTVIRMLQDLTGVDPKSIPLDDPEVLELFRSTKPLGVSPEEIRSTTGTYAIPEFGTRFVRQMLEDTRPTTFSELVRISGLSHGTDVWLNNAQTLIREQVATLSEVICARDDIMLYLIQKGLDPARAFKIMEGIRKGKGVKPEDEAYMREHGVPDWYIESGKKIKYMFPKAHAAAYVLMAVRIAWFKVHRPLAFYATYFTVRADDFDVAVMTAGRDAILKKIEDIESKGNAASAKEKSFLTVLEVALEMVARGYRFLPVDLYKSHATHFLIDEEAQGLRPPFASIQGIGETAARNLYEAAQQGEFLSLEDLQSRARASRAVIDLLMELGCLDGLPETNQLSLF, encoded by the coding sequence ATGGCTATCACAGAACACGCCGTCCGCGAGCGCGCTCTGGCTCGGGTGCGAAGTGTGCGCGTGCGCCGGGCGGCGCGCCAGGTCCTCGTCCACCTGGCGTCGCCGTTCGGTTCGCGGGATGTCGACGCGGACGCTTGCTCCTCTTTCTATCGAGACTTCGCTGCAATTCGCGAGCTTTGCCAATCGACGTTTGATTCAGTCTGCACGTGGACTGTCCAGGTGGAGCCACCGTCCCAAGTATCGCGCGCCGAAGTGGAGAGCGCGCTTTGCGCCCTCGCCGCCGCGTTTGAAGCGCAATCCCACGTCACGGGAAAGTGGCTGTCGCAAGCCAAGATCACCGTGGCAGCGGGCGAGGAGCCGGGCCCCTTCTCTGTCTCGATCCGTGTTCCGAGCGCACCCATCGCGGTTAAGCTTCGGCAAAAGCAGGTCGCCGCTTGGCTCACATCGGAGGCGCGAAACGCGTTCGGCCTCGATGTGAAGGTCGTGATCGAAGTGGATGAGACGGCCTGTGAGGAGGTCTTGGCGGCTGGAGAGAAGCTGAAGCAGGAGGCCGAGGAGAGGGAGCGGCGCAAGCTCTCCGAGGAAGCCAAGGCGATGAAGGAGCAGTCGCAAGAGGCCGAGACGCGCGAGGAAAGCCGCGCCCAGGGTGTGGAACCGCTCACCGTGGGGCAGATGTACGACGAGCCAGCGCCGATCTCGCTCCGCGAAATCGTCGACGAAATGCGCCGCGCCACAGCGGTGGGGGAAGTGTTTGGCGTAGAGCGGCGCACGCTGGCGAGCGGCCGCACGCTCATCCAGTTTGCCATCACGGACTACACGGACTCGATCTCCGCCAAGATGTTTGTGCAGTCTGAGCGAGACTTGGAAGCCACGTCGCATTTGAAGGACGGCGCGTGGGTCAAGGTCCAAGGGCAGGTGCAGTTCGACCCGTATGCCAAGGAAATGGTCTTCATGGTTCAGGGCATGCGTCCCCATCATCCGCCGCGCCGCACGGACACGGCGGAGGTGAAGCGCGTCGAGCTTCACGCGCATTCGACCATGTCGGCGTTGGACGGCGTCGTGAGTCCGGCAGCCCTGGTCAAGCGGGCGGCGGAGTGGGGGCACGAAGCCATTGCCATCACCGATCACGGCGTCTGCCAAGCGTATCCAGAGGCGTACCAAGCCGCGAAGAAACACGGCATTCGCCTCGTGCTCGGCCTGGAGGCGTACGTGGTCGACGACGGCGGATTGCTCGTGTACCGGGAATGTGACCGGCCCTTGGACGATCAGACGGAATACGTGGTGTTCGACACGGAGACGACCGGATTGAACGCCCGCGAAGATACGTTGATTGAGATTGCGGCCGTCAAGGTGCGCGCGGGCGAGATCGCAGATACGTACGCGACGCTCATCGACCCGGAGCGCCCGCTCGATCGAAAGATTGTCGAGCTGACGGGGATCACGAACGATATGGTGGCGGGCCAGCCGAAGCTCGCGGAGGCGCTCGAAGGTTTCCGCCAATTTGCGCGCGGGGCGGTCCTCGTGGCGCATAACGCGGAGTTTGACGTGGGCTTCCTCAACCAGTGTGCAGAGCGGCTTGGCCTCGAGCCTTGGCAGGAGCCGGTCATCGATACGCTCGCGCTCGCTCGCGTGTTGTATCCCGGCGAGAAAAATTACAAGCTGAAGACGCTGACGCAGAAATTTTCGGTCGATCTCGTCAACCACCACCGGGCGCTGGCGGACAGCGAGGCGACGGCGAAGGTGTTCATCCGCATGCTCGCCGACGCGAAGGCGCGCGGGATCGCCAATCTCCTCGATTTGAATCACCTGCGCGGGCAGATCGACATCTCGCGCGTGCGCCCGTTTCACGCGACCGTCTTGGTTCGAAACCGCGACGGGCTGCGCAATCTGTATCGGCTCGTGTCCATCGCGCACACGCAGTACCTGCACCGCGTGCCTCGCATTCCGAAGAGCGCGCTCGCCCGCCATCGGGAGGGGTTGCTCATCGGCACGGCGTGTCGGCAGGGTGAGCTGATCGAGGCGTTCTTCCGCGGAAAGTCGGAGGACGAGCTGGATTCGCTGCTGGAGTTTTATGACTACCTCGAAATCCAGCCGGTGAGCCACTATGAGCCGCTCGTTCGCGAGGGCGTCGTGGCGTCTCTGGAACAAGTGCGCGAGTTGCTGCGCAAAATCGTCGAGATCGGCAAGCGGTTGAACAAGCCGGTCGTGGCGACGGGCGACGTCCACTATTTGGACGAGCACGAGGCCATCTTCCGCGAAATCTTCCTCCAATCGCAGAAACAGGACACGAAGCAGCCGCCCCTGTATTTCCGCACCACGGATGAGATGTTGGCGGAATTCGCGTTTCTGGGCGAGGAGGATGCGCGCGCCGTCGTGATCGATCATCCGCGCCAGCTCGCGGCGTTGTGCGAAGACGTGAAGCCCATCCCGGACGAGCTGCACACGCCGGTGATCGATGGGGCGGAAGACGAGATTCGGCGCCTCGCGTATGACAAGGCCAAGCGGATCTACGGAGACCCGCTGCCCGAACTCGTGGAAAAGCGGCTGGAGCGCGAGTTGAACGCCATTATTTCGCACGGCTATGCGGTCATCTACTTGATCGCGCACAAGCTCGTGACGAAGTCGCTTGCCGACGGCTACTTGGTCGGCAGCCGCGGGTCGGTCGGATCGTCGCTCGTGGCCACGATGACCGATATCACGGAGGTGAACCCGCTTCCGCCGCACTACGTGTGTCTCTCGTGCCACTATCACGAGTTTTTCGAACACGGCGAGTACGGATCGGGCTTTGACCTGCCGGATAAGGCCTGTCCGGTCTGCGGCGAGAAGCTGCACAAGGACGGGCAGGACATTCCCTTCGAGACGTTCATGGGCTTTGATGGCGACAAAGTGCCCGACATTGACCTGAACTTCTCTGGCGAATACCAGCCGCGTGCACACCGGTACACGGAGGAGTTGTTCGGCAAGGATCACGTGTTTCGCGCAGGGACCATCTCGGTGGTCGCCGAGAAGACCGCCTATGGCTATGTGCGCAAGTTCGCGGAGGAGCGGGGACTTGTCCTGCGCAACGCCGAGATGGAACGGCTGGTGCGCGGCTGTACAGGCGTCAAGCGCACCACCGGGCAGCACCCTGGCGGCCAGGTCGTGGTCCCTCACTACGTGGAAATCTACGACTTTACGCCCATCCAGTACCCGGCGGACGACGCGTCGTCGGAGACGCTGACGACGCACTTTGACTATCACTCCGGGCTTGAAAACTGTCTCTTGAAGCTCGACATCCTGGGCCACGACGATCCGACGGTCATTCGCATGTTGCAGGACTTGACCGGTGTCGACCCGAAGTCGATCCCGCTCGACGATCCAGAGGTGCTGGAACTGTTCCGCAGCACCAAGCCGCTCGGCGTCTCGCCGGAGGAGATCCGTTCGACCACAGGCACCTACGCCATTCCGGAATTCGGAACGCGGTTTGTTCGGCAGATGCTTGAAGACACCCGGCCGACCACGTTTTCGGAGCTGGTCCGGATCTCTGGGTTGTCCCACGGCACCGACGTGTGGCTGAACAACGCGCAGACGCTCATTCGTGAACAGGTCGCAACCCTGTCCGAAGTCATCTGCGCCCGGGACGACATCATGTTGTACTTGATTCAGAAGGGGCTCGATCCGGCGCGCGCCTTTAAAATCATGGAGGGCATCCGCAAAGGCAAGGGCGTGAAGCCGGAGGATGAGGCGTACATGCGGGAGCACGGTGTTCCGGATTGGTACATCGAGTCCGGGAAGAAGATCAAGTACATGTTCCCCAAGGCCCATGCGGCGGCGTACGTGCTGATGGCGGTCCGCATCGCGTGGTTCAAGGTCCACCGGCCGCTCGCGTTTTACGCCACGTACTTCACCGTCCGTGCCGATGACTTCGACGTGGCGGTCATGACCGCCGGGCGCGATGCCATCCTGAAAAAAATAGAGGATATCGAGTCCAAGGGAAATGCGGCTTCTGCGAAGGAAAAGAGCTTCTTGACGGTGCTCGAAGTGGCGCTCGAGATGGTGGCTCGGGGCTATCGTTTCCTGCCTGTCGATTTGTACAAGTCGCATGCGACCCACTTCTTGATCGACGAAGAGGCCCAGGGGCTCCGGCCCCCCTTCGCTTCCATCCAAGGCATCGGAGAGACTGCGGCGCGCAATCTGTACGAAGCGGCGCAGCAGGGTGAGTTTCTGTCGCTGGAAGACCTGCAGTCTCGGGCGCGGGCGTCGAGAGCCGTGATCGACCTCCTGATGGAGCTCGGGTGCCTCGACGGGTTGCCCGAAACGAACCAACTTTCCTTGTTCTGA
- a CDS encoding VOC family protein: protein MAMLKLEHTGIMVSNLERSISFYTDVLGMQLVGTLEHNTPGLKLAFLSYPGQNAQIELIEGYADRLPDEGQVHHVAITVDDIEQEAARLRELGVRFLDEGITTLRNGARYIFFAGPDGERLELFQPAGA, encoded by the coding sequence GTGGCCATGTTGAAGCTGGAACACACGGGCATCATGGTATCCAACCTTGAGCGATCCATTTCGTTCTACACGGACGTGTTGGGCATGCAACTGGTCGGCACATTGGAGCACAACACGCCGGGACTGAAGCTCGCGTTCCTGTCGTATCCGGGCCAAAATGCCCAGATTGAGCTCATTGAGGGCTATGCGGATCGGCTGCCGGACGAGGGTCAGGTGCATCACGTGGCCATCACCGTCGACGACATCGAGCAGGAGGCCGCCCGGCTGCGGGAGCTCGGCGTGCGCTTCTTGGATGAGGGCATCACGACACTTCGCAACGGCGCCCGCTATATCTTCTTCGCGGGGCCGGACGGCGAGCGGCTGGAGCTGTTTCAGCCTGCAGGCGCCTAA
- a CDS encoding 1-deoxy-D-xylulose-5-phosphate reductoisomerase: MKRIAILGSTGTIGVQALEVLSHLDTYEVVALAAGRNVERLAEQVRAYRPRLVAVADDEARQALRERLGGEPVEIAVGDEGLVACAAYPSDIVLNAVVGARGILPALAAVGRGARLALANKECLVAAGDLILRAMRDAGGEIVPVDSEHCALHQCLRSGDPAEVLRLVLTASGGPFRTWPKERMAEITVQDALRHPNWSMGRKITIDSATLMNKGLEVIEAHHLFAVPYDKISVLVHPESIVHSMVEFVDGSMVAQLATADMRLPIQYAITYPERVAAPWPRLDLASGRALHFEEPDLDRFPCLRLAMDAGRAGGIAPCVLNAANEVAVDAFLRERIPFLRIPEVVASVLERMPNETPHSVDDVLGADAEARRLAELYVAKGG; the protein is encoded by the coding sequence ATGAAGCGCATCGCCATTTTGGGAAGCACGGGCACCATCGGGGTCCAGGCCCTCGAGGTGCTGTCTCATCTCGATACATACGAGGTCGTCGCGCTGGCCGCCGGCCGCAATGTCGAACGCCTCGCGGAACAGGTGCGTGCGTATCGCCCGCGCCTCGTGGCCGTGGCTGATGACGAAGCGCGCCAAGCTCTTCGCGAGCGGCTGGGTGGGGAACCGGTCGAGATCGCCGTGGGCGACGAGGGGCTGGTGGCTTGCGCCGCCTATCCGTCGGACATCGTGTTGAATGCCGTCGTCGGCGCGAGGGGCATTCTGCCTGCGTTGGCCGCGGTTGGACGAGGTGCGAGGCTGGCGCTGGCCAACAAAGAATGCCTGGTGGCGGCGGGAGATCTGATTCTGCGCGCGATGCGCGACGCGGGTGGCGAGATCGTGCCGGTGGACAGCGAGCACTGCGCACTGCACCAATGTCTCCGGTCGGGCGATCCGGCCGAGGTGTTGCGGCTCGTGCTGACGGCGTCGGGCGGCCCGTTTCGCACATGGCCGAAGGAGCGCATGGCGGAGATCACCGTGCAGGATGCCTTGCGCCATCCCAACTGGAGCATGGGGCGCAAGATCACGATTGACAGCGCCACGCTGATGAACAAGGGGCTCGAGGTCATCGAGGCGCATCATTTGTTCGCCGTGCCATATGATAAGATATCTGTGCTTGTACATCCAGAGAGCATCGTGCACTCGATGGTGGAGTTCGTTGACGGATCGATGGTGGCGCAGCTGGCGACGGCCGATATGCGCCTGCCGATTCAATACGCCATCACGTATCCAGAGCGGGTCGCAGCGCCGTGGCCGCGCTTGGACTTGGCCAGTGGCCGCGCGCTTCACTTTGAGGAGCCCGATCTCGACCGGTTTCCGTGTCTCCGTCTGGCGATGGACGCGGGGCGCGCAGGCGGGATCGCGCCGTGTGTCTTAAACGCTGCGAACGAAGTGGCCGTCGACGCGTTTCTGCGCGAGAGGATCCCATTTTTGCGCATCCCCGAGGTCGTTGCGTCTGTGCTGGAGCGCATGCCCAACGAGACGCCTCATTCCGTCGACGATGTCCTGGGAGCGGATGCGGAAGCGCGGCGTCTGGCCGAACTCTATGTGGCAAAGGGCGGATGA
- a CDS encoding prephenate dehydratase — protein MSAWELMYLGPEGTHSHEAAECMASGFFRGASVQHTACQSFDDIFGVPRAPRRLACVPIENSIQGSVWQVWDALTREHAGPAPRQILAAVTLPIHQHVIFRPEVDLDQIDQVVSHPQALAQCKEHIRARFPGARQVAVSSTAEAVRQVATGERDRAVAIGGRRAAALYGLSVWPEPFEDRPGNVTRFALVGTPGDLPAEPNWRLTDWTASLCLRGVPHRPGGLALALHTFAAANLNLTRLESRPVGDTLGHYVYYLDASVRTYDDRGASVLSVVQDLLALQGVDILTLGVYPVYSPGE, from the coding sequence GTGAGCGCGTGGGAGCTGATGTATCTCGGCCCAGAGGGCACGCACAGCCATGAGGCGGCGGAATGCATGGCGTCAGGCTTTTTTCGCGGTGCCTCGGTGCAACATACGGCCTGCCAGAGCTTCGATGACATTTTTGGCGTGCCGCGGGCGCCGCGGCGGCTCGCCTGCGTTCCCATCGAAAACAGCATTCAGGGGTCCGTTTGGCAGGTCTGGGATGCGCTCACGCGCGAACACGCCGGGCCTGCGCCTCGCCAAATTCTTGCGGCGGTGACCCTCCCGATTCACCAACACGTCATCTTTCGGCCCGAGGTCGATCTCGACCAAATCGACCAGGTGGTCTCTCATCCCCAGGCGCTCGCGCAGTGCAAGGAGCACATCCGCGCGCGGTTTCCCGGCGCCCGGCAGGTGGCGGTCTCCAGCACGGCGGAGGCCGTGCGCCAGGTGGCGACGGGCGAGCGCGACCGAGCTGTGGCCATTGGCGGTCGGCGAGCCGCTGCGCTGTACGGTCTGTCCGTGTGGCCCGAGCCGTTCGAAGATCGCCCGGGCAACGTGACGCGGTTTGCCCTCGTGGGCACACCTGGCGACCTGCCTGCCGAGCCGAACTGGCGCCTGACCGATTGGACCGCGTCCTTGTGCTTGCGCGGCGTGCCCCACCGGCCGGGTGGGCTGGCCCTCGCGCTCCACACGTTCGCTGCGGCCAACCTCAACCTCACGCGGCTCGAGTCGCGTCCGGTGGGCGATACGCTTGGCCATTACGTCTATTACTTGGACGCCTCCGTGCGGACGTACGACGATCGCGGCGCGAGCGTGCTGTCCGTGGTGCAGGATCTGTTGGCGCTCCAGGGCGTCGACATCCTGACGCTTGGAGTCTACCCGGTGTACAGCCCAGGAGAATGA